One window of the Salvelinus fontinalis isolate EN_2023a chromosome 2, ASM2944872v1, whole genome shotgun sequence genome contains the following:
- the LOC129827829 gene encoding microfibril-associated glycoprotein 4-like isoform X2, producing MGPIQEWVWAGIRRVLVSTLCSPSGLENIHLLTQRKKYELRVDLEDFEGAKVHVQYSSFSVDSEHEGYKLHLSGFKDGGDGKSMDEHNGQKFSTFDKDQDTHASNCAKSYLGGWWYGECHSVNPNGVYLWGDSIYGIGINWVYWKGYKYSLNAIEMKIRPVE from the exons ATGGGACCAATACAGGAGTGGGTTTGGGCAGGCATCCGGAGAGTACTGGTTAG CACCTTGTGTTCTCCCTCAGGCCTAGAAAACATCCACCTCCTCACTCAGAGGAAGAAGTATGAGTTGAGGGTGGACCTGGAGGACTTCGAAGGGGCTAAAGTCCACGTCCagtactcctccttctctgtCGACTCCGAGCATGAAGGATACAAGCTGCATTTAAGTGGCTTCAAAGATGGAGGTGACG GAAAATCTATGGATGAACACAATGGGCAGAAGTTCTCCACCTTCGACAAAGACCAGGACACTCACGCTTCAAACTGTGCTAAATCATATTTAGGAGGATGGTGGTATGGAGAATGCCACAGTGTCAATCCCAACGGGGTATATCTGTGGGGCGACTCAATCTATGGTATTGGTATCAACTGGGTGTATTGGAAAGGTTATAAATACTCTTTAAACGCCATTGAAATGAAGATAAGGCCTGTGGAATAA
- the LOC129827829 gene encoding microfibril-associated glycoprotein 4-like isoform X1: MKVIHERKDGTVNFYHGWDQYRSGFGQASGEYWLGLENIHLLTQRKKYELRVDLEDFEGAKVHVQYSSFSVDSEHEGYKLHLSGFKDGGDGKSMDEHNGQKFSTFDKDQDTHASNCAKSYLGGWWYGECHSVNPNGVYLWGDSIYGIGINWVYWKGYKYSLNAIEMKIRPVE, encoded by the exons ATGAAG GTGATCCATGAGAGAAAGGATGGGACAGTGAACTTTTACCATGGATGGGACCAATACAGGAGTGGGTTTGGGCAGGCATCCGGAGAGTACTGGTTAG GCCTAGAAAACATCCACCTCCTCACTCAGAGGAAGAAGTATGAGTTGAGGGTGGACCTGGAGGACTTCGAAGGGGCTAAAGTCCACGTCCagtactcctccttctctgtCGACTCCGAGCATGAAGGATACAAGCTGCATTTAAGTGGCTTCAAAGATGGAGGTGACG GAAAATCTATGGATGAACACAATGGGCAGAAGTTCTCCACCTTCGACAAAGACCAGGACACTCACGCTTCAAACTGTGCTAAATCATATTTAGGAGGATGGTGGTATGGAGAATGCCACAGTGTCAATCCCAACGGGGTATATCTGTGGGGCGACTCAATCTATGGTATTGGTATCAACTGGGTGTATTGGAAAGGTTATAAATACTCTTTAAACGCCATTGAAATGAAGATAAGGCCTGTGGAATAA
- the zmp:0000001048 gene encoding retinol dehydrogenase 8, with product MGTRRVLVTGCSSGIGMAVAVRLAKEKGFKVVATMRDLEKREPLERVAGDTLNRSLEIRQLDACCEDSIRECVDSLQDRRVDVLVSNAGVGMIGPLECHSVSDMQGLFDTNFFGLVRLVKEVLPDMKRRRSGHIVVMSSIMGIQGLLFNDVYSASKFAVEGFCESLAVQAMKFSVKMTLVEPGPVGTEFERKVYEDAEKMDLAGADEETARIFREIYLPYSRKVFNSLAQTPEEIAEQTLQLIRAKEPPFRHQTNRVYMPMTALKHADPTGRLPLDTFYKLLFKHDSLFTASLGLLRMLQKRTGKSSN from the exons ATGGGGACCAGGAGGGTGCTGGTGACAGGCTGTTCCTCTGGGATTGGGATGGCTGTGGCTGTACGACTGGCCAAGGAAAAGGGATTCAAAG TGGTTGCCACCATGAGGGACCTAGAGAAGCGGGAACCCCTGGAGAGAGTGGCTGGGGACACCCTGAACAGATCCCTGGAGATCAGACAGCTGGATGCCTGCTGTGAAGACTCCATCAGAGAGTGTGTGGACAGCCTGCAAGACAGACGGGTGGATGTACTCG TGAGTAACGCAGGTGTAGGCATGATTGGGCCGTTGGAGTGCCATAGTGTGTCTGACATGCAGGGGCTCTTCGACACCAACTTCTTTGGCTTGGTGCGGCTGGTGAAGGAGGTCCTGCCTGATATGAAGCGACGTCGAAGCGGACATATTGTGGTGATGAGCAGCATCATGGGCATTCAGG GGCTACTCTTCAATGATGTCTACTCTGCTTCAAAATTTGCTGTGGAGGGGTTCTGTGAGAGTCTAGCAGTACAAGCCATGAAGTTCAGTGTGAA GATGACTCTAGTGGAGCCTGGTCCGGTGgggacagagtttgagaggaagGTATACGAGGACGCTGAGAAGATGGACCTCGCGGGGGCAGACGAGGAGACTGCTAGGATCTTCCGTGAGATCTACCTGCCCTACTCTAGGAAGGTGTTCAACTCTCTCGCACAGACACCCGAGGAAATAGCAGAG CAAACACTTCAACTGATCAGAGCGAAGGAGCCTCCGTTTCGCCACCAGACCAACCGTGTGTACATGCCCATGACTGCCCTGAAGCACGCAGACCCTACCGGTCGTCTACCCCTAGACACCTTTTATAAGCTGCTATTCAAGCACGACAGTCTATTCACTGCCAGTCTGGGGCTGCTGCGCATGTTGCAGAAGAGGACGGGGAAGAGCTCCAATTGA